From Brassica oleracea var. oleracea cultivar TO1000 chromosome C3, BOL, whole genome shotgun sequence, a single genomic window includes:
- the LOC106332523 gene encoding uncharacterized protein LOC106332523, with product MKFLLELVVPCFGSQQFHHSAVDDSISGETQSLMKQRRRRKRVRLAGQPGQEWRPSLSVISEHKPAITEKSEEERKVRRKSEVCGGDSSSRSGGSHVRFHSDGLGSNDLEPVIPTFSPTPFMF from the exons ATGAAATTCTTACTGGAGCTCGTCGTGCCTTGCTTTGGTTCGCAGCAGTTCCACCACTCCGCCGTGGATGATTCCATTTCAGGCGAAACGCAGTCGCTAATGAAACAGCGAAGGCGGCGGAAACGCGTCAGACTTGCGGGCCAACCGGGACAAGAGTGGAGACCGTCCCTCAGCGTGATCTCCGAGCACAAGCCGGCGATAACTGAGAAATCGGAAGAAGAGCGGAAAGTCCGTCGGAAAAGTGAAGTCTGCGGCGGAGACTCGTCGTCCCGATCCGGTGGTAGTCATGTTCGTTTCCACAGTGACGGTTTGGG GAGTAATGATTTGGAACCAGTAATTCCGACATTCTCACCGACCCCGTTCATGTTTTGA
- the LOC106331871 gene encoding ELAV-like protein 2 — protein MAMAMRLPAIARAATEMASAPVGLRRLLCSNATNFSFLSPQANSETPARPQADPTTNLFVSGLSKRTTSEGLRTAFAQFGEVADAKVVTDRVSGYSKGFGFVRYATLEDSAKGIAGMDGKFLDGWVIFAEYARPREPYRPQNNMPPSPYGNRY, from the exons ATGGCGATGGCTATGAGACTCCCTGCGATAGCGAGAGCGGCGACGGAAATGGCTTCGGCTCCCGTTGGATTGAGACGTCTCTTGTGCTCGAACGCTACAAACTTTTCATTCCTCTCTCCACAGGCTAATTCCGAAACTCCGGCTCGTCCTCAGGCGGATCCCACCACCAATCTCTTCGTCTCCG GGCTTAGTAAGCGCACCACTTCTGAAGGTCTTAGGACAGCTTTCGCTCAGTTTGGAGAAGTTGCTGATG CCAAGGTTGTCACAGACAGAGTCTCAGGATATTCTAAAGGGTTTGGATTTGTTCGATATGCCACCTTGGAAGATTCTGCCAAAGGCATTGCTGGAATGGATGGCAAG TTTCTTGACGGGTGGGTCATATTCGCAGAGTATGCAAGACCAAGAGAGCCATACCGACCTCAGAACAACATGCCTCCTTCTCCATATGGTAACCGCTATTGA
- the LOC106329248 gene encoding WD repeat-containing protein 25, whose translation MDLLRNSYANDSDDEPEPVTDNRLTSKTATPSLPSKRPYPEPEEQHYKPARKPNPPYSSYSDPQTSSSAIPGRYVSKRERSLLASLSTAPTQNQSSDSIHKPSVSSPTVLGSISDSQVPRHVLSKGSSFRTGMPSRMSVSLTGHTKAVTSIDWSTSHVHLLASAGLDGAVYVWNVWSSGEKKVRSFLHHNAPVKDVKWSKQGLSLLSCGYDCTSSLFDVERGVETQAFKEDQVVGVVKFHPDNANLFLSGGLKGSLRLWDIRSNKVVHDYVKDLGPILDVEFMAGGNRFISSSDVSGRNISENAVIVWDVSREVPLSNQVYAEAYTCPCIKHHPKDSVFIAQSHGNYTAIFSANPPFKLNKYKRYEGHWVAGFPIKCNFSPDGETLVSGSSDGSLYMYGYKSTELIKKLKAYEHPCVDVAYHPVLPNVIACCSWDGQVSVFE comes from the exons ATGGATCTCTTACGCAACTCGTACGCCAATGACTCCGACGACGAACCTGAACCGGTTACCGATAACCGGTTAACATCTAAGACCGCCACACCGTCTCTTCCTTCAAAGCGCCCATATCCTGAACCGGAGGAGCAACATTACAAACCAGCTCGTAAACCAAATCCTCCGTACAGTTCTTACTCCGATCCTCAAACCAGCTCTTCAGCAATCCCAGGTCGGTATGTTTCCAAGAGAGAGCGATCCCTTCTAGCTTCTCTTTCAACTGCTCCGACTCAAAATCAAAGCTCCGATTCGATTCACAAACCCTCCGTTAGCTCTCCTACTG TTCTCGGGAGCATCTCTGATTCACAAGTGCCTCGTCATGTTCTATCGAAAGGATCTTCTTTTCGAACCGGTATGCCGAGTAGAATGTCGGTTTCGTTAACCGGTCATACAAAGGCTGTTACTTCTATTGATTGGTCAACAAGTCATG TTCATCTTCTTGCTTCAGCGGGGCTAGATGGTGCTGTCTACGTGTGGAATGTGTGGAGCAGCGGTGAGAAGAAAGTACGTTCCTTTCTCCATCACAATGCCCCGGTCAAAGATGTGAAGTGGTCGAAGCAAGGACTGTCTCTGCTTTCTTGTGGATACGACTGCACTTCGAGTCTGTTTGATGTTGAGAGAGGGGTAGAGACGCAAGCTTTCAAGGAGGATCAGGTCGTTGGAGTTGTTAAGTTCCATCCAGACAATGCCAACCTGTTTCTTTCGGGAGGGCTCAAGGGCAGTCTTAGGTTATGGGACATTAGGAGTAACAAAGTTGTGCATGATTACGTCAAGGATCTTGGTCCGATTCTTGATGTTGAGTTTATGGCTGGTGGGAATCGGTTCATCTCCTCGAGCGATGTTTCAGGAAGGAATATAAGCGAGAATGCTGTTATAGTTTGGGATGTTTCGAGAGAGGTTCCTCTATCTAACCAGGTCTATGCAGAAGCATACACATGCCCTTGCATCAAACATCACCCAAAAGACTCAGTCTTCATCGCACAATCGCACGGGAACTACACAGCGATCTTCTCAGCAAACCCGCCTTTCAAGCTGAACAAATACAAGAGGTACGAAGGTCACTGGGTCGCAGGTTTCCCTATCAAATGCAACTTCAGCCCTGACGGAGAAACCTTGGTCTCTGGCTCATCTGATGGTTCCTTATACATGTACGGATATAAATCCACTGAGCTCATTAAGAAGCTCAAGGCTTATGAACATCCCTGCGTGGATGTTGCATACCACCCTGTACTGCCTAACGTGATCGCGTGTTGTAGCTGGGACGGACAGGTCTCTGTTTTTGAATAA
- the LOC106329530 gene encoding indole-3-acetic acid-amido synthetase GH3.6, translating to MPEAPELAVSELSDQTLAEKNKNKLQFIEEVTSNADDVQRRVLEEILSRNADVEYLKRHGLQGRTDRESFKHVMPVVTYEDIQPDINRISNGDKSQILCSSPISEFLTSSGTSGGERKLMPTIEEELDRRSLLYSLLMPVMSQFVPGLDKGKGMYFLFIKSESKTPGGLPARPVLTSYYKSSHFKNRPYDPYTNYTSPNQTILCPDSYQSMYSQMLCGLCQHNEVLRVGAVFASGFIRAIKFLEKHWPELVHDIRTGTLNSEITDLSVREAVEEILKPDPKLADFVETECRKTSWQGIITRLWPNTKYVDVIVTGTMSQYIPTLDYYSNGLPLVCTMYASSECYFGVNLRPLCKPSEVSYTLIPTMAYFEFLPVHRNSGVTSSISLPKALTEKEQQELVDLVDVKLGQEYELVVTTYAGLYRYRVGDVLRVAGFKNNAPQFNFICRKNVVLSIDSDKTDEVELQNAVKNAVTHLVPFDASLSEYTSYADTSSIPGHYVLFWELCLNGGTPVPPSVLEDCCLTIEESLNSVYRQGRVSDKSIGPLEIKVVESGTFDKLMDYAISLGASINQYKTPRCVKFAPIIELLNSRVVKTYFSPKCPKWIPGHKQWGSN from the exons ATGCCTGAGGCACCAGAGCTTGCAGTTTCGGAGCTTTCTGATCAGACTCTCGCGGAGAAGAACAAAAACAAACTCCAATTCATCGAGGAAGTGACCTCGAACGCAGACGATGTCCAGAGACGGGTTCTTGAGGAGATCCTTTCACGCAATGCTGACGTTGAGTACCTCAAACGACACGGCCTCCAAGGACGAACCGACCGCGAGTCTTTCAAACACGTCATGCCTGTCGTAACCTACGAAGATATTCAGCCTGATATCAACAGAATCTCTAATGGCGATAAGTCTCAAATCCTCTGTTCTAGCCCCATCTCCGAGTTCCTCACCAG TTCTGGAACATCTGGTGGAGAGAGGAAACTGATGCCAACAATTGAAGAGGAGCTAGATAGAAGATCACTTCTCTACAGTCTCTTGATGCCTGTGATGAGCCAGTTTGTTCCTGGTCTCGACAAAGGCAAAGGAATGTACTTTCTCTTCATCAAATCCGAATCCAAGACGCCAGGTGGTCTCCCTGCTCGTCCTGTCTTAACCAGTTACTACAAATCTTCCCACTTCAAAAACAGACCCTATGACCCTTACACCAACTACACAAGCCCTAACCAAACCATCCTTTGCCCTGACTCTTACCAGAGTATGTACTCTCAAATGCTCTGTGGTTTATGCCAACACAATGAGGTACTTCGTGTCGGCGCTGTCTTTGCCTCTGGTTTCATCAGAGCTATCAAGTTTCTTGAGAAACATTGGCCTGAGCTAGTCCATGATATTAGAACCGGTACACTTAACTCGGAGATAACCGATCTTTCGGTTCGTGAGGCGGTCGAGGAGATTCTTAAACCGGATCCAAAGCTTGCTGATTTCGTCGAAACCGAATGCAGGAAGACCTCTTGGCAAGGGATCATCACTAGGCTTTGGCCAAACACAAAGTATGTGGATGTGATTGTGACTGGGACAATGTCACAGTATATTCCAACTTTGGATTATTACAGCAATGGTTTGCCTCTTGTTTGCACAATGTATGCTTCTTCCGAGTGTTACTTTGGTGTGAATCTCAGGCCGCTTTGCAAACCAAGCGAGGTCTCTTACACTCTCATACCGACTATGGCCTATTTCGAGTTCTTGCCGGTTCATAGGAATAGTGGAGTCACTAGTTCCATCAGTCTTCCAAAAGCACTCACTGAGAAAGAACAGCAAGAGCTTGTTGATCTCGTTGATGTTAAGCTTGGTCAGGAGTATGAGCTTGTCGTCACCACCTATGCCG GATTGTATCGATACAGAGTTGGTGATGTCCTAAGAGTGGCTGGTTTCAAGAACAATGCACCTCAGTTCAACTTCATATGCCGCAAGAACGTGGTCCTAAGCATTGATTCTGACAAAACTGACGAGGTCGAGCTTCAAAACGCAGTTAAAAACGCGGTAACACACCTTGTTCCGTTCGATGCTTCACTCTCCGAGTACACTAGCTATGCAGACACATCATCTATCCCAGGCCACTATGTCTTGTTCTGGGAGCTTTGTTTGAACGGTGGCACGCCGGTTCCTCCCTCGGTCTTGGAGGATTGTTGTTTAACCATAGAGGAATCACTTAACAGTGTCTATAGACAAGGAAGGGTCAGTGATAAGTCCATTGGACCGTTGGAGATCAAGGTAGTCGAGTCAGGGACTTTTGATAAGCTCATGGATTATGCGATAAGCCTAGGGGCATCGATCAATCAGTACAAGACACCTAGGTGTGTGAAGTTTGCTCCGATCATTGAGCTTTTGAATTCTAGGGTTGTTAAGACTTACTTCAGCCCCAAGTGTCCAAAATGGATCCCTGGTCACAAGCAATGGGGAAGTAACTAA
- the LOC106329785 gene encoding glutathione S-transferase T3-like, giving the protein MSSLPSPDLGGSASRAQNGEDRKQRCKWSIAEDLVLISAWLNTSKDPLVGNEQRAGTFWKRIAAYYNASPKVIGLAKREQSHCKQRWGKINEGVCKFVGSYDAATKQRTSGQSEDDVLKAAHEIFFNDYKVKFSLEHAWRELRNDQKWCGTYGSRQQSSGSKRKRVGEEQSFQSSASMPSVNGEDEPMARPMGVKAAKTKAKRPMGEEGKNLQELRQMWEIKAKDLIMKDKLSKTKLLDSLLAKTEPLSELEVALKNKLITEMLSMGRETEMEARKPIVCGLSARGIIPPLPQEDTDDDVADSTPTEVEVVEISDEEEEEKDMVELSFEEYRRNMGYLIRVEESVEDIEPEFRRMLKRMEQEEKKLREEKFKVLNSGIKLEVGQSSKGDGKKRKRRS; this is encoded by the exons ATGAGTTCTTTACCTAGTCCAGACCTTGGAGGTTCTGCTTCACGTGCACAAAATGGTGAGGACCGTAAGCAAAGGTGCAAGTGGTCAATAGCTGAAGACCTGGTCCTCATCAGTGCATGGTTGAACACCTCCAAGGATCCACTAGTTGGAAATGAGCAAAGAGCAGGAACCTTTTGGAAGAGGATTGCCGCTTATTATAATGCAAGTCCCAAGGTGATTGGTTTGGCTAAGAGAGAGCAAAGCCACTGTAAGCAAAGGTGGGGGAAGATAAATGAGGGTGTCTGTAAGTTCGTGGGTTCATATGACGCTGCAACAAAACAGAGGACCAGTGGCCAGAGTGAAGATGATGTTCTGAAGGCTGCACATGAAATTTTCTTTAACGATTACAAGGTGAAGTTCTCGTTAGAGCATGCCTGGAGGGAGCTTAGGAATGATCAGAAATGGTGTGGGACTTATGGAAGTAGGCAACAAAGCTCTGGGTCAAAAAGAAAGAGGGTGGGGGAAGAACAATCTTTTCAGTCATCAGCATCTATGCCCAGTGTCAATGGAGAGGATGAACCAATGGCTAGGCCTATGGGTGTTAAGGCAGCAAAGACGAAGGCTAAAAGGCCAATGGGAGAAGAAGGGAAGAATCTGCAAGAGTTGCGGCAAATGTGGGAGATAAAGGCGAAGGACTTAATTATGAAGGATAAGCTTAGCAAGACCAAACTGCTTGACAGTTTGCTTGCAAAAACAGAGCCACTTAGTGAATTAGAAGTGGCACTTAAGAACAAACTGATTACTGAAATGTTGTCAAT GGGAAGAGAAACCGAAATGGAAGCAAGAAAACCGATTGTTTGTGGCCTCTCAGCAAGAGGAATCATACCGCCTCTCCCACAAGAAGATACAGATGATGATGTTGCGGATAGCACACCAACTGAAGTTGAAGTGGTGGAGATATCAGATGAAGAAGAAGAAGAAAAAGATATGGTGGAGTTGAGCTTTGAAGAATACAGGAGAAACATGGGGTACTTGATTAGGGTGGAGGAATCGGTTGAGGACATCGAACCTGAGTTCAGAAGGATGCTGAAAAGGATGGAACAGGAAGAGAAGAAGCTGAGAGAGGAGAAGTTCAAGGTACTGAACTCGGGAATCAAGCTAGAAGTAGGCCAATCTTCTAAGGGTGATGGTAAGAAGAGGAAGAGAAGAAGCTGA
- the LOC106331476 gene encoding NAD(P)H dehydrogenase (quinone) FQR1 → MATKVYIVYYSMYGHVETLAEEIRKGAASVEGVEAKLWQVPETLPEEVLSKMSAPPKSESPIITPNELTEADGFVFGFPTRFGMMAAQFKAFLDATGGLWRTQSLAGKPAGIFYSTGSQGGGQETTALTAITQLVHHGMVFVPIGYTFGAGMFEMENVKGGSPYGAGTFAGDGSRQPTELELQQAFHQGKYIATITKKLKGSTTA, encoded by the exons GTACTACTCAATGTATGGTCATGTGGAGACATTGGCTGAAGAAATAAGGAAAGGAGCTGCCTCTGTTGAAGGCGTTGAAGCTAAATTATGGCAG GTACCTGAGACACTCCCAGAAGAAGTACTCTCTAAGATGAGCGCACCACCAAAGAGTGAATCCCCAATCATCACCCCCAACGAGCTAACCGAAGCTGATGGCTTTGTCTTTGGATTCCCAACGAGGTTCGGCATGATGGCCGCTCAGTTCAAGGCCTTCTTGGACGCTACCGGTGGACTCTGGAGGACTCAGTCGCTCGCTGGTAAACCAGCTGGTATCTTCTACAGCACTGGCTCTCAAGGTGGTGGCCAAGAAACCACCGC ATTGACGGCGATAACTCAGCTCGTTCACCACGGGATGGTGTTTGTGCCCATTGGTTACACATTTGGTGCTGGAATGTTTGAGATGGAGAATGTGAAAGGAGGTAGCCCCTATGGAGCTGGAACATTTGCAGGAGATGGGTCGAGGCAGCCAACGGAGCTGGAGTTGCAGCAAGCGTTTCACCAAGGCAAGTACATTGCAACCATCACCAAGAAGCTCAAGGGATCTACCACTGCTTAG